TGTCATTcaccataaaaataaattagtaaatatgCAATATACTGATACCTTCACCTAACGCTACAACATGTCACGAGAGATATGTCACACCATTCATATTCCAAACCTTGAGACATTTTAAAAGGTTGAGTTATACAGCATTCGGAATCaaatccaaaaaacaaaaaaatgtaatttaagatttaaaaaatccAATTATAGAAAAAACCGTAATGTGTTAGAATGGTATACCGTATACGTATATTCGTATGTTGTTGCAAAAATTAGATGAAAGTAGTTGGGCCATTAATTATACGTCGTAGCAACTTGGTCAAGCCTTAACGCCCCCGCGTCATGTGGGAAGATTATTCACCGTAGACCGTGGTTAATTAATTTGCATTTAATCGATAATTAAGCGCATTTAACCTTAGTTACTAATCCCCACGTGGCCGCCATTGAAGTAACCGATGAATCTTCCTACACCGAGTTCAACGGTTCAGATTCTCCATCGTTTTAAGAAGCCGTTAGATCAGATTCTAAACCACACTCAACCAACCCCACTCAACCATGGTTAGTTAGCATCTTCCGAATATACCCTCGAACTTGATTTTAATCACAACCATGAAGCATCTGTTACGCAGTATAAGACCAGCCTCCGAGACTCGCTAGGTTTGCCGAACTAACTCCCCAAAGGGGACTTTcaaaagaagaagtagaagaatACAAAAAGTCCTTTCTGCCCTttccttatttttctctctctcgtAATGGCGAGttcttcaagaacaaaatctAGTGGACCAGTGCTGcgttcttcttctctctcacaTTCTAACAGCTTCTGTTCGTATTCAACATCAAACGCACCGTTTCACTCACCTTCGTCAAGCTTCTTCAACTCGCACGTGGCTTCCCGCTCCACTTCCCCGACACGTGTGAACCTATTCCGCGCCGCGCCGCCTCCCTCGCATTCGGTCCGGTTCGCCCTCGACCGGTCCATCTCCCCGAACCGGAGCCACGTCATCGCGAGGAAGCACCAGCATCACCGCCACGTTACGGCTCAGAAGAAAACGTGCATGTGTTCTCCGACGACGCATCCCGGTTCGTTCCGGTGCAGCCTCCACAAGAACAATAACCAGAACGCGCAAACCGGTTCGTTTCCGTCGAACCGGCTCAACATGCGGCGGTCCGCGATGAAGAACTCGCTCGTGAGAATCGGTGGCGTCGAAGGCGAGTGGGTGAAACGCGCCCTCACTGCGCTGATTCGTCCTTCGTCGCATCAACAGCGGAGAAGATCCGCGTTCGAACCGCGACCGAGTCGTCTTTCAATCATGTCaaaagctgaagaagaagaatgagatctatgaattgttattatttgtttctctctctctctcttacagGTTTTGAATCGCCGGAACATTCGCTTCTCCGCCGCCGGTGACGGATTCTCTCCGATTGCGTCGCCAGAGAATTTGGAAGATTTTGTTGGCGTAGATTTAAGAGGCTGGACTCTGGACTCGGAGAATTGGTTATTGTACATAACATTTGCTATGGAAGGAGAATTTTTTTGGACAGTTTTACTTTTTGATTAAAATTCAATTCGAAAAAAAGATAAACCCTAGAAAATTAAAGGATAACCAGaatcttaattcattttatttgtgaaattttgatcTTCAGAATTCGAATTTACGAGTGTGGATTGATGAGTTTGTTGTTCTTGCCGTTAACGTTCCGTCGTTCGTTCGTTCGTTCGTCACGTCGTGTGGTGGTTTTGTTGCCGCCGTTGCCTCTCCGTTATCTTTCGTCCAGTTGCTTTGCGTTTGGTGTAAGGTattctgtttatttttttatgtttatttttcattttattttatttgtttaattgcaAGTTTGGTTGTGCAGATGTTTGGTGCCGGAGCTATCCGAGACGGACGGGTTTCGTCTTTAAAATAAGGAGGGTGCAGCTCACATTTGacgtctttaaaatattttagagaaaaaagtgaaaataacaaaaaatgataagaaaagaTTTTAACAAGAAtctgaaaattttattaattttaaaagtaattattttgaaataattcaaatttaaatagtgatttgtaattaaaatccaatagaaaattattttatactttattaaTCTCTTAATATATTACACACATAAAATTACTGGAAAAAATTTTAAgttcaattttatataatatactattgaaaaaaatttaaatgtgattaaattttagaaaattagtGTGATAATAGGTTGAAAGAACTGAAATCTTTGAGAATAAATATATCGAGATCTTATTCACAAGTCAAATGATAGTTAAAATAAAGTGATCAATATTGGAAAGATTGAGTT
The genomic region above belongs to Glycine max cultivar Williams 82 chromosome 14, Glycine_max_v4.0, whole genome shotgun sequence and contains:
- the LOC100814735 gene encoding uncharacterized protein — protein: MASSSRTKSSGPVLRSSSLSHSNSFCSYSTSNAPFHSPSSSFFNSHVASRSTSPTRVNLFRAAPPPSHSVRFALDRSISPNRSHVIARKHQHHRHVTAQKKTCMCSPTTHPGSFRCSLHKNNNQNAQTGSFPSNRLNMRRSAMKNSLVRIGGVEGEWVKRALTALIRPSSHQQRRRSAFEPRPSRLSIMSKAEEEE